The sequence below is a genomic window from Hyperolius riggenbachi isolate aHypRig1 chromosome 7, aHypRig1.pri, whole genome shotgun sequence.
TACGATATAAGCCAAGCTTAATGGACCGGTATGAGGTTAGCGAAAGAACAATGTGGTCTAGATAAAAAGGTTGCTCGTCATTCTCCAGATCTTTGACTCCTGGGTCTAGTTCGGGATGTTGCAGGACATTTATTGGGTCTGTCATGTTACACAACTCTTCAGTGCGGCTCATCTTCCTAGCTAACTCATCCTTCTGCACCTCCAGATCCTGGATCTGATCAGAAAGTGAATCCAAGGTCTGCTCTAACTGACTGTAGATACAGGACATGCAATTATTTTCCATATCTTCCAAGCCTCTCATGAGGTTGAGAAACAGGTCAGAAAGTCTTTCACTTTCCTCATTTGCTTTTTCTTCTACTGCTTTCTTGTGGTCCTGTAGACTTTGGATTTGCTGATCAATTTCCCCTCTCTTTATCATTTGATTCtcaaaagtatttttcatggttttCTTCTTCGTAATAAAAGCCTGATCTAGCATCTCCACATCGTGACCATTGTGTGGACCAGTTAGAAAGCAGGAGGAGCAGATACACGCCCCATCTTGTATGCAGTAGTATTTGAAGTATTCATCATGAACTGAACATTTCTGGTCCTTAAAATTAGCTGTGGGTGGACTTAGCACGTGATCCACAAAATTGTGGCCTGTCAGATGTTCATCGCACATAGAGGTCTCGCACTGTAGACATGTCTTCACAGCGGGCACAGTAGACTCAATGCAGTGTGTACAAAAGATTTCACCCCCTTCCTTTACCAGAGAAGCGTTGAAAGGTTTCGAATTCCACAGCAAAGGGTGCCGATCATACTTGGCCATGCATTCTGGAcatgtctgaactctggactcttCCTCCTGGGCATCCAGTGCAGATGTGATACAACTCTTGCAGAAGCTGTGACCACATGGCAGCAACACAGTATCTTTGTAGCTATCCAGACAGATGGGACATCCTGCTTCCTCTTCCAGATCAGCCATTAGTTTTCTGGAATAGGGAGACCAAAGTTACAACTGTGTTAGTATTGGCCAGTGATGGCCAACCTTGGCACtcaagctgtggtggaactacaagtcccatgaggcattgcaatactctgacatctctaagcataactcatggaggcagaggaatgatgggatttctagttttgtcacagctggagtgccaaggttagccatcactggtataggcTATTTTTCCAGTTTACCACAAGGTGGCACTTATTGCTCACAATTTAGTGTTTAGTCTCCATGGCGTTATTTTCAGAttcagggtctaaaagccattaagttttctcacaagcttttagaccctaaaaacaagaaaaaaaaaaataccaccagagatctgcagcagatcCTGCATagaactcactcaggcacgggattactaCTCTGAGCTGCTGCTTTCCATccagagcctgactcgggattaccgccgaggttaaaggacacccgaggcaacacaagacatgatgagatagacatgtacagtgccaatcacacaaataactaggataggttcattttttttttacttcctctgcacaaaagtgaaaaaatcaggtatgcaagtgaccctTTTGGTCGGGGTTGGAAATggactacagcataaccctcactgataaggaactaCAGCCAGAAAACACTTTCCAGGCAGAAAATGGCctcagagcagaaaagagataaaaaagggcaatagtacatagattttagctctggcatacttaaatgaaAGCGTAATTAAGAGGCcaataaacagtaaaaacttaaaaaaaattagttttaaatataaaataaaactgggatatctaaaaaaaaaaaaaaaaaaaaaaaaaaaaaaaacgcttttaggagaaggaggaggataggtacaattgtttatcttttttcacctcggatgccgagccgaagctcgggtactatacatcagatacttgcctaaagagggaagcttagtgaattgaggccattgtgataaAACCCTTCCCAGTGtgaggtctgtgaacctcgttgcattgcgggaaataacagctttttacaactgccaagcaaacagcatcccccagtaacgaacattccgtacagatccccCGGCcgaactaaaggggcccatacacttaacgattttcccgccgatatacagcagattcgatcactgatcgaatctgctgtgaagtcATTGCGCAAACGAtgcccgatcgatttccatccgaaattgatcgttcccgtcgatcggtccgtgcggaagattttgctcaatcgctggcgggtcgggagtgtgtcgat
It includes:
- the LOC137525967 gene encoding E3 ubiquitin/ISG15 ligase TRIM25-like; this translates as MADLEEEAGCPICLDSYKDTVLLPCGHSFCKSCITSALDAQEEESRVQTCPECMAKYDRHPLLWNSKPFNASLVKEGGEIFCTHCIESTVPAVKTCLQCETSMCDEHLTGHNFVDHVLSPPTANFKDQKCSVHDEYFKYYCIQDGACICSSCFLTGPHNGHDVEMLDQAFITKKKTMKNTFENQMIKRGEIDQQIQSLQDHKKAVEEKANEESERLSDLFLNLMRGLEDMENNCMSCIYSQLEQTLDSLSDQIQDLEVQKDELARKMSRTEELCNMTDPINVLQHPELDPGVKDLENDEQPFYLDHIVLSLTSYRSIKLGLYRILSESTFCIKKASGLLLNVDTADDSLHLGDDLRAAFVPGPFIDRPVLPESFRTFDQVMSLQSFSRGTCYWEVDLSQGYGRVDFGMCYKTIPRLGLQSIIGNNKQSWGMHFEYYLNFARHNKMFYELKVESTQDSLSIGVYLDYDGGILSFYQLGEPIKLFYTFNDHFTEPLYAVLGVDGNAWVRLQSGWIGG